In Caldisphaera lagunensis DSM 15908, a single genomic region encodes these proteins:
- a CDS encoding replication factor C small subunit: MSSVTELLWTEKYRPRTLKDIINQQDITTRLMKFVQEKNMPHLLFAGPPGTGKTTAAHALAHDLYGESYQQFMLELNASDERGIDTIREKVKEFARSKTPPEIPFKIVLLDEADNMTSDAQQALRRLMELYSASTRFILAANYPSKIIDPIQSRCAFFRFTSLKKEDVIDRLKYIADKEGVDYEEDALDIIFEISEGDMRKAINILQASAYLGKVTSELVFKVVGMARPKDITDMIETALKGNFIEAREILRKVMIEYGLSGEDVVKQIHREIMGPDIKINDELRVLIADYLGEIHFRISEGSDEDIQLSAFLAWLSMMGKKLGA; encoded by the coding sequence ATGAGTTCAGTTACTGAACTTCTATGGACAGAAAAATATAGGCCTAGAACACTAAAAGATATAATAAACCAACAAGATATAACAACAAGATTAATGAAATTCGTTCAAGAAAAAAATATGCCTCATTTATTATTTGCTGGTCCACCAGGAACTGGAAAAACAACTGCTGCTCATGCATTAGCTCATGATTTATATGGAGAATCATATCAACAATTTATGTTAGAATTAAATGCAAGCGATGAGAGGGGTATAGATACTATAAGAGAAAAGGTTAAGGAATTTGCAAGAAGCAAAACACCTCCAGAAATTCCATTTAAAATAGTTCTATTAGATGAAGCTGATAATATGACGAGTGATGCTCAACAGGCATTAAGAAGGCTTATGGAATTATACAGTGCATCAACAAGATTTATCTTAGCAGCAAATTATCCATCAAAAATAATAGATCCCATACAAAGTAGGTGTGCATTCTTTAGATTCACATCATTAAAGAAGGAAGATGTTATAGATAGGTTAAAATATATTGCTGATAAAGAAGGGGTTGATTATGAAGAAGATGCCTTAGATATAATATTTGAAATATCTGAAGGTGATATGAGAAAAGCAATAAATATTTTACAAGCATCAGCATATTTAGGGAAAGTCACATCAGAATTAGTATTTAAAGTAGTTGGTATGGCAAGACCAAAAGATATAACTGATATGATAGAAACAGCATTAAAAGGAAACTTCATTGAGGCTAGAGAAATTTTAAGGAAGGTTATGATTGAATATGGATTAAGCGGGGAGGATGTAGTTAAACAAATACATAGAGAAATTATGGGACCAGATATAAAAATAAATGATGAATTAAGGGTATTAATAGCAGATTATTTAGGAGAAATACATTTTAGAATATCAGAAGGAAGTGATGAAGATATTCAATTAAGCGCATTTTTAGCTTGGCTTTCAATGATGGGCAAAAAATTGGGTGCGTGA